The window ctaaaattacccTCGGAAGGATCGGAGCGCAACAAGGCAGTGCGATGCGGAAGTTCACTGCGAAGCTTCATGTGGCGTGTAGTGACAGTGGGGGGCGACAGTAGTGGGCAGCAAGTGGTGCCAGATCAGCAACGAGGCAATGCGGCAGATAACTGCGTTGCATTCCTTTACATGTGTAGATCGCAACGACAGTGGACAACGAGGCGGCAGCGATCGACGAAGGTGGCAACAATGTGAGATTGTGGGCGACAACGATAGTGTAATGACCGGAGGTGGCAGCGGTGGGCGACGATGGGCAATGGACAGCAAGCGGTGGCATGCGACGGGCAGCAAATGGGTGGCGACagcagaggaggaggaagatgatcaatcgtatttttttattttttattttatttttaaactttaattaattaaaacaatcaactcctaactatagttaaaataaattaaataaatataatctaaaacccaataaaattatctaaaaaattctaaaataaaaaaatctaatttgatttagttatatatatcactattaataataattttatcattattaAATCAAGGATAATATGATAAAATATCACATTAGATTACGTACTAAAACTTCTAAACAAATGAGATTTTATTACATTATTTAAATGAAACCTAATATCCTCTAGTTATATTTCATTCCTCTTAATCTTAGttatataattattaaataatcatataattaaaattatacatgataacttaaattaaatacacctttaaaagtatttttttaaacactctaataataatttttcatttaaatattgaATAGGAATTAATTATAATTGAGACTCTGAAAGGAGCATATTGTCTCTATTATGATATTCTGATCCTTTTATTTAATGTCTTTCACTGAAAACAAAAAGTAATGGTATGACTTTTTTATATCGGTATATAATAAAAATGACATTTCAAAATAtcaatgtattttatataaacaCATTTTCATCTCCAAGAAGTTATGTTTTGGACGATAGTCATCCCATTGTCAATCTGGATGGATAAGATcggattaatatatatatatatatatatatatatatatatatatatatatatatatatatatatatatatatatatatatatatatataaaatcctagctcaaatattatttaaaatttttaaatctgaattcaatctaaaaaattcaataatctgataaaaaataaaattttaattattttttctataatttttttacttttatcttattattattattatattaatattaatattaatatacattaaaacattttaaattttaaaataatatttaatttaacctctaaaaattcattaaaatttaaatttgagtcGATCTGAGCCAATTCTAACTCAAAAGAAAAATTTTCAGTCCGAAAATTTTTCAACCCGAATCCGATTttgaatctgattttttttttcagatagaTCGTGTTAAGTCATCCGGTCAGATTCATTTTTAATGCTCTGGGCATCATCATGAattcttcaataattttttaaattcagatatctaaattattacgatcatattaacttaaaaaatGATCCATTAGGATCCATACAAATTTTCTATCGGATAAATCCAGAAGCACCTAAGAATTCTAAGAGACGATTCATTCGAACCTTTGTTTTTTTCAGAAAGCCCATCCATCTATTATCATTGTACCATACTTTCAAgggcaaaacaaaaaaaaatctcataccttgaaaatatttaaagttgctctaatatgttaaaaaatatattaagtaattaaaattaaagttattttaatatttctcaaaattgctcaaatttttttttttatttggtcataattattttgatcaaaattgttTTAGTTAATTTTGATCAAAAATTATTATAACAACTTTAGAGATATATAGtgctttttaaaaatatcttttaaaatgaGTACCCTCTTTTGgtaataataattttaactcaTAAAAAAAAAGTGGAATTTAAACGTGAAAAATCTCGTCGAGCGATAGAACTGGAATTGATTGAAGTTTGGATGCTAAATTGGAAACGCTACTCGATAATAACTCCCAACACGAGAAAAAACGTTTTGACCTTGAGCACAAGACTCAAAGCCGCGTTGCTCCAAGTGATAGAGAAATGGAAGAAGAGCGGCGAAGAGAGAACAAGGGCTTCGACGACGAGGACGAcctctgctttcttcttcttattattcTCCTCATCGTCCTCCTTCGTTCTTCGTCCTcctcctccccctccccctccccctcccatGGGCGACACTGTTTGGGGTTTTGCTTCTCGTGCTGTTCCTCCGCTAGTGCTTGCTTGAACCTTGTCCGCCTCTACTCTACCGCCGCCCCTTGTCCTAAGTCCACATGCCTTGGTGGAACTGGAAGAGGAGCCCTAGGCATCTCCTCTCGTCTTATTCTCCTTCCTCAGCCTCCGTACCCACCTCCCCGGGGCGCGCTGCTGGCGGTGGCGGTGGCGGCCGCAGCCGCCCTAAGGATCCCTGCGTTTACCCCTCCACACGCTTCCAGCCCCAACCAATCCTTACCCGGCAGACCAATCTCCGCCGTCTGACAGAACACGAGCTCAATGCGTTGTGCCAGGACGCTGTGGAAGAGGCGTCGAGCTCCACATCGGTGTCCGGGTCCCCCAGTAACCTCGTCGCTATTGCCGCCGCCACGAATTCTACTCCTGTCTCTCGCTCTCCCAGCGAACTTTACGACGTCCAGTTGCGATCGGTTTCATCGCCTATTGTGTTGCCGCGACCGCCCCCACATCCAGAGTCCTCTGTTAGAGCTTCAACACTAACGGAATTGAAGTCGGGGCAGGATTTTTGTTTCAATTCCGCAGAATCTGTGGCCGGGCCTCTGCCATCACCCTGGGAGGATTTTGGCAAGACGAATGGTGTTGGTAGAATTGGCGCAGCTACGAAGTCTACATCTCTGGATTCTCTATTTGGGCGGTATGCTTTTTGTTGCCTTCTTGCGCTAAAGATTATTTAATCAGCTAATGATTATTTTTCGCCTTGTTTCATGGTTTCAAGTTAACGATTATTTTTCTTATTAAATGGACGTTGTAGTTCTCTATTCAATTGCTGATCATTCGGAGATGAAGTGAATTCATATGAAATCTTTTCTCAAGTAGTTTGTCTTATGAATGTGGAGATCCCTGACATTCTTGTGAAACCAAAAAGAGATATAAAAAAAAAGTTTCTTGACGTTAACAATAGAGGGGTTTGTTTCATCTTTTGGTCACTTAACATGTTTCTTGTACATAATGGACGGATTATACTCTTATAACCACACCATGGAGCGCAAGGTTTAGAACAACTGCATCAGATTACTTTTCTGCTGTCCACTTTACTCCCTTACTGGAAGTCATGAGCTAATTGTGTTCGTATAAGGCCCAGATGAATAGAAAGCCCCTCCTCTTGTTCCTTTTCATGTCTGTATTTTAATAGAACTGCAAGAATACTTCATCTCTTCCTTGAGCAACTTATATTTCATGCATAGAAGTTATATGATATGTCCACATGCTCCAgcataataaaagacaaatgtttaTCTGGTTTGACAGCTATTTGTGTAAAATTATTTCCTGGATTCTTTGGTTTTGGTACCTGGCACATTGATGATGTCTCATGTCGTTTCATTGTAGCACGTCATCTCATGTTTACCCAGAGCAAGAAGATATACTATTGAATAAATCATCTATTAGAGATCGGAGGCTGCCCCAGGAACCAAATTATGCCAGCACGAAAGACATCACATTGAACATTCCTGCAAAAAGTGTTATCATCAGTGAATTTTTAAGTCCTGCTGGTAGTCCCGTCCATACCCCTAGGCGATCCACTGACGTAGCCTTTTTGGCTTCTTTGATTGGCACCCCAGGTCTCCATGTCTTGTCAGCGCCAGACATCCCTCATGATAGTGTGGCTGCTTTCTCTTCTCAGACTTCACCCAAGAAAATGCAGAGTCCTGAACATTTTCCAGTTTATAGTTTGGCAACTAAAAGGCATATCTCAAGACCTAGAAATCATAGTGCACCAGCATCCCCATTGCACATAGCAATGCACTCAGAGAGCTTGACTGCATGGCATGATAGTGGTGGAAATGTAAACGTCCACCCACTTCCTCTCCCTCCTGGTGCTTCACCTTCCAAACAATCAGCTTTGTCTTATCCTTGTTCATTGAAAGTAGATGTTCCAGTAGTGGCAAATCAATGGAAGAAACGAAAACTAATTGGGAGTGGAACATTTGGGAATGTATATGAAGCCACCAACAGGtagatatttatattttaaagttGATAAAATGGTTTCTTGTGTCTTTATATAacattttttttatgcttttaaCAGTTATAGTGGTGCATTATGTGCGATGAAAGAAGTTAATATAATCCCTGATGATTCCAGATCAGCTGAATGCTTGAAGCAGTTGGAACAGGTTAAATTCTTCAAATTATCCTATGACGTTGGCAACTGAGTAATGCCTTTAGTATTCATTTATGCAAAAGGGTTCTTagcaatttcatttttgaatccCACAGCCAACTATCATGAAAGCTGTGCTGCAAACTTACTGGCTGTTTTGTGACCTTAGGTTCTAAgttaattctgtattcattttgATCTATTGCCTCATCATTAGTTAACCTTTATTATTACATATAGCGATCACACTTTTTCATGTTCCTTATGTGAAAATTAAGCTTGTTCTATGCCCTGCAGGAAATAAAGTTCCTTAGTCAGTTTAAGCATCCAAATATTGTTCAGTACTACGGGAGTGAAATGGTGTGTATTAATTTGTCATGCtacactctattatttttcctcttttTTAACTTTATATATTAACTCTGTTTTTTCATGCAGATTGAGGATCAGCTTTACATTTATCTAGAATATGTTCATCCTGGTTCAGTTAATAAATATGTTCGTACATATTATGGATCAATGACTGAATGCATAGTGCGCAGTTTTACTTGCCATATCCTTAAAGGCTTGGCTTACTTGCATGATAAAAAGATCATGCACAGGTCAGTATCTTTGTAAAAACAAGGATCTCTTTGAGTTATATTGCTATTCTGTTATATGTTTACTCCATTAGTGCACTAACTGCACATACAATGGAATTTTGGTGAGTAACTAATTCCTATTAGATACAGAATTCATCCAAATTAAGGAGGTCCATAACAAATTGATAAATCTGTATGGTAAAAGCAAAAAAGAATAGCAAGGAAATATTTGAGGTTATGGAATGGTTTCCTAACACAACAATTGGTCCTGCAGGGATATCAAAGGAGCAAATTTGCTTGTTGACGTGAATGGCGTTGTCAAGCTAGCTGATTTTGGGATGGCAAAGCATGTAAGTGCTTGGTAGCATTCAAAGTGGAAGGATAAATCATCTTCTTCCATGGTTATCTACTTGATGTTGCATAAATAAGAATGTTCCTTGAGGAATTGTTTACATGAGGAGAGAAAGGATTGAAGGATGAGGGGGAAGCCTGTGGCCTATCTCTCATTAAGGAACTACACTTTGGAAATTCTAACTCTAAACAGGGTCTAAATATGGTATAACATCAGGGAATTTATCATGATAATCATCACATATTCTGACTCATGAAGAAACTATAAATCTAGAACAAATAATATGGCACAAACCCACTATGCCTATAAATGCCTTcctcatgcgctagtcactattccaagggctagtagccacctgtgatttacctcATCCGTGTTGGTCCTGGGACGGGTTAGCGGGGGCGTTGGGGTGAGTGTAGTCGCCTTTTTGCCAACTTATTAATACTGGTACCTCTAACAGAATTAACAGGACGATATTTAAATGATCTATGCACATAAATGATATTCTAGCATGCTATTGACTAATATGTTGATTTCATTGTTCAGCTAAATGGAGCAACAACTTGTCATTCAATGAAGGGATCTGCATTTTGGATGGCTCCAGAGGTAACTACTTCTCTTTATTATAGCATCCatttctttttctatagtattttttttatggGTGCAATGAAATTCATCTTTAATTACTGTCGGTGGAGTCTGTGAATGGTGATATGATACCTGtgataggtttaggtttgggctTGGGTATAGGTGATCTTAGACATTATAGTAATACTATATTCAATGCAAAGTTTCTGGCATTAGTTAATTTCTTCTTTAAGATATAAGGTCTGTCTCTTGCTCTAATCAATGAATTTTTGCCATCCCTGTCAACACTTTCTGATTTGATTATGATTTTCAAGTCAGCGAGTtagttaatcaacttaaaatctCCCTGCCCAAGGAGTAAACTGCTTTGAAAATGGTTTCTGCTAGCAGAATTTATCAAACCTAGTAGACTCTCTCCGGCTTCAAAGTATTACTTtccatatttaagtttaaatcgaTCCATTTCAATTCAGGTACAGCATTTATCACTATATAGATCTCAAATTACTTTTTTGTTGCAGATGTTAAAGGCCACAATGAACAAAGAAATTGTTTATGATGTTTCTGTTGACATCTGGAGTTTGGGTTGTACAATCATTGAGATGTTCACAGGGAAACACCCATGGAGTGATCTACatgaggtctttattcttttatggCTATGTTGTTGACATGTTGCAGCCTTTTCAGTTTAAGTTTCTTACTACTAGTCATCCCTTTTTTAGACAcattaattatttcctattttgattttttatggaACTTGTACTATAGGTTTGTTGTGTTCAATTTCTCATGTATGTTGTCAGACTTTAAAATTCAGACATATGTATAGAATTTGACGACACTAACTCCTTACTCAAATAAGGCTGACTGAGGCTAAGGGAGTACGTAACTTATTCTTGACTGACAAACACTTGACTGATTCTTGCTTCTATTTTTTGGGTTTCAAGTTTGGTGCTAAACATTCGGTGAGTCTGCTGCAGAATAAGCCACCAGTTGGGAGAAGGCATGCACATTCTAGGAGCTAATGCATGTTCGGAATTAATTGCTCGATCATACATACATAAGATAAAACAATTAATGTGATTGGTGAAGTAACAACTTATCCCAAAGAAAATAAAACCTtgtttttccagaatttttttgCTGAAGAATCAATATGTTATGGTTCTCTGAGGCTGTTCCTTGTCTCTGTCCTTGAGAATTTCTTGTGCAAAAGGACAAACAATTTTTTTAGAATGCACTTTATGGATTTTCTTActtcatttggtg is drawn from Zingiber officinale cultivar Zhangliang chromosome 1B, Zo_v1.1, whole genome shotgun sequence and contains these coding sequences:
- the LOC121975467 gene encoding mitogen-activated protein kinase kinase kinase 5-like, with translation MPWWNWKRSPRHLLSSYSPSSASVPTSPGRAAGGGGGGRSRPKDPCVYPSTRFQPQPILTRQTNLRRLTEHELNALCQDAVEEASSSTSVSGSPSNLVAIAAATNSTPVSRSPSELYDVQLRSVSSPIVLPRPPPHPESSVRASTLTELKSGQDFCFNSAESVAGPLPSPWEDFGKTNGVGRIGAATKSTSLDSLFGRTSSHVYPEQEDILLNKSSIRDRRLPQEPNYASTKDITLNIPAKSVIISEFLSPAGSPVHTPRRSTDVAFLASLIGTPGLHVLSAPDIPHDSVAAFSSQTSPKKMQSPEHFPVYSLATKRHISRPRNHSAPASPLHIAMHSESLTAWHDSGGNVNVHPLPLPPGASPSKQSALSYPCSLKVDVPVVANQWKKRKLIGSGTFGNVYEATNSYSGALCAMKEVNIIPDDSRSAECLKQLEQEIKFLSQFKHPNIVQYYGSEMIEDQLYIYLEYVHPGSVNKYVRTYYGSMTECIVRSFTCHILKGLAYLHDKKIMHRDIKGANLLVDVNGVVKLADFGMAKHLNGATTCHSMKGSAFWMAPEMLKATMNKEIVYDVSVDIWSLGCTIIEMFTGKHPWSDLHEAQAMFKVLHYHPPIPENLSKEGKDFLQRCFRRNPAERPTANWLLEHPFVQNVQQHSLNSPVQPITEIKPTDSTHSPSNRGTPKHCPFVKRKPTATRDNGQSPSYPEKFESAASHLSSPSIPKSFASLSPPSKFTASNAAGSSAPTQHWALPSARKLQSYARHRPHEKDYATSF